A single genomic interval of Nocardioides palaemonis harbors:
- a CDS encoding AMIN-like domain-containing (lipo)protein produces the protein MPAFPTGTDSQYVESRPRSLLVLTDVRGGRHDGFDRVVMQFRGPGKPGWYTAYVRRPRADGSGERVPVAGDSFLDVYASGTTYDPDEPAYDYDTRRHVAVPGDGPVRDVYVLGTFEGNTQVLVGIEGAARPYRVFRLADPPRLVVDVRDTAGG, from the coding sequence GTGCCCGCGTTCCCGACGGGCACCGACAGCCAGTACGTCGAATCGCGTCCCCGCTCCCTGCTGGTCCTGACCGACGTGCGGGGCGGGCGCCACGACGGCTTCGACCGCGTCGTGATGCAGTTCCGCGGGCCCGGGAAGCCCGGCTGGTACACCGCGTACGTCCGACGCCCACGTGCCGACGGCAGCGGGGAGCGGGTGCCGGTCGCGGGCGACAGCTTCCTCGACGTCTACGCCTCGGGCACGACGTACGACCCGGACGAGCCTGCCTACGACTACGACACGCGGCGTCACGTCGCCGTCCCCGGGGACGGACCCGTGCGCGACGTCTACGTGCTCGGGACCTTCGAGGGCAACACCCAGGTGCTGGTCGGGATCGAGGGCGCCGCTCGGCCGTACCGGGTCTTCCGGCTCGCCGACCCGCCGCGGCTGGTCGTCGACGTACGTGACACCGCCGGCGGCTGA